Genomic window (Mycoplasmopsis citelli):
CTTGAATCATCCGATACTCATTTTGTTTAATCAGCATTGGGGCATCAGATTCATTTCATTTAGCTAAACGGTTGTTTCTGATGATGATCCGACGATAAAGTTCATTAACATCACTAGTAGAGTGTCTTCCTCCATCAAGCTGAACAAGTGGGCGTAAGTCAGCTGGAATAACTGGAAGATTGTAAATTAGCATATTAGTAGGTTTTTGACCTGATTTAATAAATGAATTAATAATAGTTAAACGTTTATAAAGTTTTGAACGATCTTGTAAACTAGTGATTGAGTAATTAGGTGAAGTATTAATTTCATCAATTTTACTTTGAACTAATTTTGCTTCTGCTTCTAAGTCAATATTTTTAAGTAAATATTCAATTGCTTGTGAACCGGTCCCGATTTTTGCGTCTGAAAATTCATGAATTATGTCATTGTATTCATAAAAATCAATTCCATAATCTTTACCCATTTTTGATGAAGCGTATTCTCTAAGTTCTTCTAAAGCGGTATTAATGTCTTCATACTCTTCGCTGTCGCTATCATAGCTTTCAAGCATTTCCATTAAAGCGCCTTCATAAATAGAGGCTGCTTCATTAATATTAATAATGGTATTTTTCTTAAGCGATTTTAAACTCCCACTTTCAAGAACAATGTGCGATTTATAGTAAATAAGATTTTCTAAATCGGTTTTAGAAACTGGAGTATTCGAATCAGCAACTCTTAAACCTAACAGTTTAGCGATAATTGAGTGATCAATTTTGAAAAATCAAAAGTGTACAACAGGATTATGAAGTTTAATATGACCCATTCGAGTTCTTCGAGTAATTTTTGGAAGAATTTTAGGTTTATATTTTTCACAAGCTGGAGTTTTAGTACAGTTAGTGTTTTCATCACTTTTTTTGTATTTAGTTGAACACACTGGACATTTATAATCAGTAGTTGGTCCAAAAATTAACTCATCAAAAAGACCATCTTTTTCTGGTTTATATGATTTATAGTTAATGGTTTCAGGTTTAGTTACTTCACCATGTGATCAACTTAACACATCTTCATTAGTAGCTAGTGAAAGTGTGATTTTGTTTAGTAAATTATCAGTTTTTCTATCGGTAAAATTACTCATAACTTTCTCCTGCAACTTCTAAGTATTGATTTATTTTCTCTTCTTCATTACTATCTTGTTGTGATAATTCTAATTTCATCCCTAATCCTTTAAGTTCATTACTTAACACGTTAAATGATTCAGGAATTCCAGGACTTGGAATTTCTTTAGTATCCGAAACTAAAGCACTATAAAGGGCATTTCTCCCAGAAATATCATCTGATTTATAAGTTAAAATCTCTTGAAGAACATTTGTAGCTCCATAAGATTCAATAGCTCAAGTTTCCATTTCACCAAATCTTTGTCCCCCGTTTTGACTTTTTCCACCAAGAGGTTGTTGGGTAATAAGTGAATAAGGCCCTACACTACGAGCATGCATTTTATCATCAACCATGTGGTTAAGTTTAAGCATGTACATAACTCCAACTGAAATTGGTTTATCAAACTTACGACCAGTAATTGGATCAATTAAAGTTTGTTTTCCACTTTTATCAAGACCCGCTTCAACAAGAGCATCTTCAATATCTTTCTTTTTAACCCCGTCAAATGAAGGTGTAACAAATTTAACTCCTAATTTACGAGCAGCCATTCCTAAGTGAAGTTCAAGAACTTGACCAATATTCATCCGTGAAGGAACCCCTTGAGGGTTAAGCATAATATCAAGTGGTGTTCCATCTTCAAGATATGGCATATCTTCTTCAGGAAGCACTATTGAAATAACCCCTTTGTTCCCGTGACGACCGGCCATTTTGTCTCCAACTTTAATTTTACGTTTTTGAGCAACTGAAACTTTAACAATTTTGTCAATTCCATCTTCAAGAACATCACCTTTTTCACGAGAAAGAACTTCAACGTGAATTACAGTCCCATTATGTCCGTTTTTAACTTTAAGCGAAGTATCTTTAACATTTTGAGGGCGTTGTTGTAAAATAGCCATTAACAGTTTTTCTTCTTGAGTTGGATTATCTTCTCCTTTTGGAGAAATTCTTCCAACTAAAACATCTCCAGCCACAACTTCTGAACCTACACGTACAATTCCTTGTTCATCTAAATGTCTAATTGAGTATTTTGAAACATTCGGAATATCATCACGAGTTAATTGATCTTCTCCAGCACGTGAAGATCTAAATTGGATAGTTTGTTCTTCAATGTGAATTGATGTATAAACATCATCTTTAACTAAACGCTCACTGATAATAATAGCATCCTCAAAGTTATATCCATTTCAAGTGGTAAAACCAACTAAAACATTTTTACCAAGAGCCATTTCTCCATCTTTAAAACTCGAACCATCAACAAGCAAGTCGCCTTTTTGCACCATTTGTCCAACTTCAACAATTGGTTTTTGTTGAATAATAGTACCTTGATTTGAACGTTCAAAGTTTCTAAGGAAGTATCTATCAGTAACTCCCCCTTCTTGTTTAACGTGAATTCTTGAACCATCAACAAGAACTACTTCACCAGCATTTTTTGCAGTTAAATTATACGAAGAATACTTGGCAATATCTGCTTCAATTCCAGTAGCAACATAAGGAGCTTCCGCTTCTAATAGTGGTACTGCTTGACGTTGCATATTTGACCCCATAAGTGCACGGTTAGCATCATCGTTTTCCAAGAAAGGAATAGCTGTAGCTGCTAGGGAAACAATTTGTTTTGAAGATACCTCAATAAAATCAACATCAAGAGGAGTTCCAATAACATAGTTATAATCTTTTCGAATTGTTAAAGTTGGTGTAATAATTTTGTTATTATCATCAACTTTAACTGAAGATTGTGCAAATGCGTATCCAATTTCTTCAGCAGCAGTTAAATAAACTACTTCATCATAATTAACAATTCCGTCTTTAACTCTAAAATAAGGAGTTTGTAAAAATCCAAGTTCATTAACCTTCGCAAAAGTAGCGTAATTAAGAATTAATCCAATGTTTGGTCCTTCAGGAGTTTCAATTGGACAAATTCTTCCATAGTGAGTTGAATGGACGTCCCGAACTTCAAATTGGGCAGTATCACGATTTAAACCACCAGGTCCAAGTGAAGTAACTCTCCGTTTGTTTGAAACTTCCGAAAGTGGATTAATTTGGTCCATAAATTGCGAAAGTTTTGATAAATTAAAGAAAGTTTTCATTTGGTTAGTTACTAATTTGTTGTTAGTAACATTTTTCCCTGTAACTTTTTCAGGGGCTTTAGCTCCCATTCTCTCACGGGTAGTTTTTTCAAGTTTTGCTAGGGCAACAGAAAGTTGTCCTTCAAGTAATTCTCCAACGCTAACAATCCGTTTATTAGTAAGGGCATCTGGATCGTCATCTTGTCCAATTCCTTCAATTAAATTAAAGTAATAATTTACTACTGCAACAATATCTGAAATAAGTAAATGAGCTTCTGTTGAACGAGGATCATTTCCAATAACAAGAACTGGTTCATCAGCTTTTTCAAGCATTCATTTTTTGTTTGGATAAACTTTAATTTTGGCAATTTTATTTCTTTTACCAAGATTTTTATTGTTTTTAATTAACTTATGATAAACATGTTCAACATCAATTCCTGGAATAGTTTCAAGTGCTAAAATACCTTCTTTAAATCCTTCAGCAATTTCTTTGGCAATATTGATGGTAATTAAAGTATTTTTATGGTATAAAATTTCTCCGCTTTTGGTTTTAACATCCTGAGCTAAATAGGTGTTAGTAATACGGTCAACTACTGAAAGTTTATTGTTAAGCATGTATCTTCCAGTAACTGAAAGATTGTAGCGTTTTTTATCAAACAAAATCCCTGGAAGGAGACTTTTCTTTGACTCTTCAGAAATCCGGTCTCCTTTTCTAAGTCCTCTAAAAAGCTCTTCTTGACAAAGGTCAATAAGTTCTTCTTTAGAAATTTCACCATTAGAAATGAATTTATTTTTTCTAATGGTTTCTTCTAAAAGTTCGCTTTTTCCAAAGAGTTTGATAATTTCATCTTGTCCAAGTCCAAATGATCCTAAAAAAGTTCCTAAGTTAACGTTTTTGTTTTTATCAATTTTAACTTTAACTGTATCAAGGGTATTTGAAGTGGTTTTGTGAGAAATTTCAATTCACGAACCAATTCGAGGTAATACTTCAACTTTGTTAAAAAGATCATCTGATTGTTTGTTTCTAACATTAAGTCCAAAGTAAGCTCCAGGTGAACGAATAAGTTGAGAAACAATAACTTTTTCACTACCATTGATAATAAAACTTCCTCCTGAAGTCATGTACGGGATTTCTCCAATTAAAACTTCATCGGTGTTAACCTCTCCTGTTCCAGTAATTTCACGTTTTAAAGTTGCATAAACTTTAACTGAAAAATTAATTCCTTTAGCTTTACACTTTTTAATCTCTTCACTTTCTGAAGTAGATTTTTTAAAAGGCAATTCTAAACGTAAACTGTTTTTAACATAATCAAGTGAAACTTGTTTATTAGCAGCTTCAATTGGATAAATTTCAAGAAGTTGCTCTTGAATTTTCTTTTTGATAAACAATGTAAAGCTTTCTTTGCTAGTTGAAAGGATATCTTCAACAGGGTAAGAATGCTTGGTAACTGAATAATCTCTTCTTATTGTTTTAGGTCCAAACTTGCGAATTTTGTAGTTTTGTTGACTCATAAATCCCCTTTGTAAATTTAAAGACGTATTAGTACGCAATTAGTAAAATAATTTTACCATAAAATAAATTTATTTACGTTTATTTTGGATATTATTTTGCAACTGAAAAATTGCACAAAAAACAGGTTTTTAGGACCTGTTTTCTCTTATTTATTAGTAATAAAATCTGTTAATAAAAGCGGTTCTTTAGAGCCATTTAACACTGCAATAATGTTTTCAAGTAATGGGATATTTTTAATGTTTTTAGTTGCAATTAGTTTGCTCAAAGCTTTAGCGCTTGAATACCCTTCAACAGTTAATTTTTGGTTTTTTAATGTTTCTCTAAGTCCTCGTTCAGCAATTGAGTATCCAAAAGTAAAGTTTCGACTCTGAGTAGATGAACAAGTTAAGAAAATATCTCCAGTTCCAACAAGTTCAAAGCCAACACTTAAATCCGAACTAGGTTTTAGTTGCTTAATAATACTTAAAATTTCCTTGGTTCCTACCGAAATTAGTGCAGAATGGGAATTTTTACCTGGATGAGTGTATGAAGAAATTCCTATTCCAATTGCTAATACATTTTTAAGAGCTGCAAAAATTTCTCCACCATATTCATCTTCACAAGGAACTAAATTAAAATAATAATTGTTAAATTTAGCAATTAATTTGTCTCGAAATTCTTTATTTGAAGCAAAAATGTTAATTAAAGTTAAGTGTTCATTAAAAACTTCAATAGCATATGAAGGTCCTGAAAAAGTTGCAAAATTTTTTAAATTGCGTCTTAATTTGTTTTTAATTAAATCTGATAAAAACGTTCCGCTTTGTTCATCAAATCCCTTTGAAACGTTAATAATATTGACTCTACGAAATCTCAATGCTTCCGAAAGTTGTTTAAGTACGCTTCGAAATGCAAAAGACGGAACTGCAATAACTAAGGTTTCACAACCCTCTAAAACAAAGGATAAATCAGTGGATGCTTGAATAAATTTCGGGTGAGCAAATAAGCGTGAACCAAAAAATTTGCGATTGTATCCTTGGTTAATTTCGGCAACTTCTTCTTCGTTAATTCCGTACATTTTAACTTTATGTCCATTTTGTGCTAGCACATTAGCAAGTGCACTAGCTCACGCTCCGGTTCCTATGAAGCTGAAATATTTATTTTTACTCATATATTAAAATTATAATCTTTCTAACTAATTTTGAAAAAAGAGAAATAAAAAATGGCAGGAGTAGCAGGATTCGAACCCACAACACACGGGGTTGAAGCCCGTTGTTCTACCGTTGAACTATACTCCTAAGCCTAAGCTATATAATTATAGCTATTTTTTTAAATTTTCAATTAACAAAATAATATCACTAATTTTTTTAATTTTAATTAGCTCTGCATCAGGGATTTCGATGTTAAAATGTTCTTCAGCATCAACGACAATTTCAACTAAATCTAGCGAATCAATTTTTAATTCTTCTAATAAAGTTTCTTCATTAAAAGGTTTTTTACTGTATTTTTTCAATTCTTCAAAAACAATTTCTTTAACTGATTTATTCATAGAATAATTATAATATTTTATAAATTATTCATAGTCTAATTTAAACTTGTAAGCTTTTTTATACTCGTGATTATTTGAAAGAATTTTTACATAAATATTTATTTCATATTCACTGATAATTTCTCAGTGAAAATTAATATTTCCTTCAGGAACATTAATACGCTTTGCTAAATCATTAATTAATTCATACACTAAATCTTCATTAATAATTTTTTCACTGTTTTTTGTAGATAAAAAATCTTCAAAATAACTTTCTTGAAGCTCAGGAAAAATGTTTATTTCTTCTTGTGTTTCAGAAATATGATCATCTTGTTTTTGTTTTTGAAATGGTTTTTGAAAGTGTTTGTAAGCATAATATCCTCCAATTCCAGCACCAATTGAGAGTAAAAGGATTACAAAATACTTAATTTTGTTGTTTGTTCAATTATTCATCTTTACGTTTTGCGTAAATTAATAATGATGTGATATCAGTGATTTTTCCTTTTAAATTAAAATCAATGATTTTTTCAATTGAAATTTCAAAAGAATTTTTTTGATTTTCTTTATACTCAATTTCAATGATTTTTAGAATTTTTTTACTTTTTGGAAGTGCTCGAGAATTTTTATTAACCACAATATTACGCAAAAAATTTAGTTTAAATTCTTTAAATTTAACTGAAATTTCGCTTTCAAAGTTTCCTGAAAAATATCTTGGTAAAATAATTCCTGATTTTGAATTTGCAAAATTACTTATTGAAAAACTATTATCGCTAGTAAGCGTATTATAATGAAAAGGAAGTTTATATTCAGTTGAAAAATGCTTTTTATTATCTCAATTGCTTGAATTAAAATTTTGACTTTGTGGTTTAATATTTAATTTTTTACTAATAAATTTATCAAAGCTAATTGTAACTCCTTCAAGTTGAGGAGTGGACTTATTCTTTCGTTTTTTGTGGAAAATGAAATTATTTTCCGGGTAATAAAATACTTTTAAATTACCTAAATTTTCAGTTCTTTGAGTATTTGATAAATCATTAATTTCAAAATTAATATTTAAATAATTTTTTGATACTTTATAATTATCTTCTGATAAAGTAAAATTATATTCACTAATAACTTTGGCATTAGAATAGATATTTTTCATGACAATATTTTGCTCAATATTATCAAAATCAGAAAAATCAATATAAAAAGTTCCGATGTCTTTTTTATTGTTTTTAAAAACTAAAACAATGCTTTTAATTTTAGAGTATTCTAAATTAATGTTTTCAAAACCTAAATTAAAACTATTTAAATTCTCTTTAAAATTATCAACAATGACTTTATTATTAATTAATACCGAAAAAGAATAATGATTTTTTCTATCATTAACTAAATTTGAAGCAAAATTAATGTCAAAATAACCATTGCTCATAATTTTATCAACGTTAAAATGTGCTGAAAAGTTTTTTGGAAGCTCTTTTGAGTCTCATCGACAACGAATTTGTTGGTTTTCTAAAATATATGAACTTTCTTCAGAAATATTATATTGGTAATTAATTGGATACACGATCATTTATAAAACAATGTAAAAAGTTATTAATTGCAATTTTGCGTTTTTTATAATATGTTGATCGCGAAAAATAGTTCATATATCATTTTTCTTCCCCATGTTTTCATTGACTGAGAATAATTTTTTGGTCCAATTTGTGTAAATTTTCAATACATTGATTTAATTTTTCAAATAATGGCTTATCAACATAATCGCCTTTAAGCGATTGATCCAATATACTTTTAAAAGTATTTTTAAAGGCGATTAACTCAGCAGTTAAATTTACTTTAATTTTGTCTTTTTGACTAAATAATTTTTTATTTTCCATGTTTACCTCATTTAAGTAATAAGAAAATTTCAAAAAAATACGAAAAAAACTGCAATTTGCAGTTTTTAATAAGCTTTAGCAAATAAGACATAGCGATTAGTTTTTGAAGAGCATCCGCAATAAATACATTCTTTTTCTTCATCAGGTTTTTGAAATTCTTTTGGGACGCATCGGCTTGATGCTCCAGTTTCTTCTTTAATGTGAATTTCAGCGTGATCAGAACAACAAAATGGTGCAATAACAAATTTTTGTTGAGCAATATATTTTTTAAAATCTTCATAATTATCAACAAAAATAGTGTTGTTATTTAGCCTAATTTGTGCTTGTTCGTACAAATTATTATGAATATCATCAAGAGTTTTTCCAATTAAGTTTTTAATATCATCAATTTTAACTAATTGTTTTTCAAGAGTATCACGTCTAATTAATGTAACCATATCATTTTCTAAATCACGGGGTCCAACTTCAATTCTAAGTGGAACGCCTTGAATTTCGCTATTTGAAGCTTTAAATCCTGGTGTTTTATCACTACGATCAACTCTTACTCTGAATTTTCTGGATAAAAGTGTTTCAAGCTGATTTACTGTTTTTTTAACTTTATCGCTTTTATCTCCAAAAAGTTCTAAAATATCAACTTGAACTGGGGCCACTTTTGGAGGGATAATAATTCCGCGATTATCACCATGAGTCATAATAATAGCTCCAATTAAGCGAGTGGTAATTCCTCATGAAGTTCCATAAACAAACTCTTTTTGGTTGTTTTTGTTTTTGAATTCAATTTGATATGGTTTTGAAAAATTTTGAGCCAGATAATGACTTGTTCCTGCTTGAAGAGCTTTTCCGTCCTTCATCATCGCTTCAATTGTGTATGTTGAGCATGCTCCAGCAAATTTTTCATATGGAGTTTTTTTACCAATTACAACTGGAATAGCTAAATAATTTTTTAAAAACTTAGCATAAGTGCTAATCATTGAGCGGGTAAATTTTCTTGCTTCAAGTGGATTTGAGTGACAAGTGTGTCCTTCTTGTCACAAAAATTCGCGACTACGCAAAAATGGATTAGTAGTTTTTTCTCAACGTAAAACATTGGCTCACTGATTGTAAATAAGTGGTAAATCATTATATGAATCTATTGATTGTTTAAATAATTCAGCAAATAAGACTTCTGAAGTTGGACGAATAAACAATTTTTCACTTAATTGTTTATTTCCAACATGTGTAACTGTTGCTAACTCAGGGTTAAAGCCTTCAAGATGCTCTTTTTCGATTTTAAATAACGATTCAGGAATTAAAAGGGGTAAATACACATTTTGCACCCCTTTTTCTTTTAATATTTTGTTAAATTGATTTTGGATTAACTCTCAAATACCGTAGGAATTGGGCAGATAAATTACGCTACCTTTTGTGGAACCATATTTAATTAAATTACCATTTTTTACAACGTCAGTATACCATTTGGCAAAATCTTCTTCTAAAGGAGTAATTTTATCTAATTTTTTCATATATTTTATTATATTAAAAGTTCTAAATTTTGAGTATAAAAGTATAAAAAAATCACCCCAAGGTGATATGGCTGCCCCAGTTAGATTCGAACTAACGCATGTCGGAACCAAAACCCGATGCCTTACCGCTTGGCTATGGGGCAAAATGGTGGGGGGAGAGGGATTCGAACCCCCGAATCCTAAGAAAGTGGGTTACAGCCACCCGCATTTGGCCGCTTTGCTATCCCCCCATTTTGCTAGTTGCTCTATTATTATATAACAAAGTCTTTAAAAGCAAAATTATTTTTTAAATAACTTATATAAAAAATAAGGGTTTAAACCCTTATTTTCAAATTAAATTAAAAACTCTCTTTTAAAAACACGTAAATTTAGTACTTTAACAATTTCGCTATAGGCAATTAGTCCAAACCCAAAGAAAATTGGAATAATTCAAAAGGCACTGGATTTATTATAAATGCTAATTGGTACGTTTTTAAACACTTCAGAAAAGCCTGGAATATACGCTGAAGTAAGAACGCAAATAAGCGAAAAGCTACATGCAATATATACAAGATAAAATACTTTTGGAGAGCTTTGGAAAATGCTTTTTGAACTCATTAAGTTCATCGAATTTAATGAAGATCCAATCCCTAAGGACACAAAACAAGCAGTTGAAGTCACTTTAACAAATTCTTCTCCAGTGACATTTAATCCTTGAGCTATCACTCCAACAATTAAGTATGCTAGTAGAGCAAAAAATGATAACACTGCTGAATGAATTAGCAACTTTTTCCCCATTCCTGAGGCAAAAACACTATCTTGTTTATTAATTGGCTTTTCTTTCATTACATCAATTCCGCTTGGAGTCATTCCTAGGGCAATAGCTGGTAGTCCGTGAGTGAGTAAATTTACTCAAAGAAGCTGTGAAGCTGAAAGAACGACAAATTCTGCATTTCCAATGCTTTTTTGGAAAATAAATCTAAATAAGAAAAGACCAATAAGCATAATAATAATTTCAGTAACTGAGGAAATTAGTAAATTCAAAATAACGGTTTTGACTTTTTTATAAGTTTCTCGACCTGATTTAACTGCATTAACAATGGTATTAAAATTATCATCAGTTAAAATAATATCTGCTGCTTGTTTGGAAACTTCAGTTCCAGTAATTCCCATAGCACAACCTACTTCAGCAGCTTTTAGTGCTGGGGCATCATTAACTCCATCTCCAGTCATAGCAACAACTTTATCATGATGTTGTCAAGCTTTGACAATGCGGAGTTTATCAAGAGGATTTACCCGTGCATAAACCGAAATTAAATGGACATTATTTCGTAATTCTTCATCGCTCATTAAGCGAGTTCTTCTCCTTTAAGAGCTTTATCACCTTCTTTGTAAATGTTTAATTCTTTAGCAATAGCTACAGCTGTTGTTAAGTGATCTCCAGTAATCATAATGGTTTTAATTCCAGCTTCTTGAGCTTGTTTAATGCTTGCTTTAACACTTTCTCGCGGCGGATCAACTAGTGCAATCAAACCTAAAAATGTGAGATTTTCTTCATCATCATGTGAAATGCTTTCTTGATTTTCATTAATACTTTTATACGCAACTGCAATCACACGATATGCTTGCTTGGATCATTGTTCGTTTAAAATTTTGGCTTGTTCAGGAGTATTATGACATTTATTAAAAATAACATCTGGAGCTCCTTTAGTAATTAAGGATTTTCCGTTTTTTCCCTGAATTAGTACTGACATGGTTTTTCGATTGCTATCAAAAGGAAGTGAATCAAGTTTTGGAAATTTTTCAAAAACACTATTAGCACTAACATGAAAATCCAGTCCATAGCGTAAAATTGCAATTTCGGTGGGATCTCCTGCTTCAGAAAATTGCCCATTTTTTTCTAAATGTACTTGTGCATCACAACAAGCAATTAACGAATGAAGTGCTTTAGAATTTTCTGGATCGCTATTTGGAAATTCATAATCTCAAAATTGAACTACTTTCATTTTATTTTCAGTTAGTGTTCCGGTTTTATCTGAACAAATAACTTGAGTTGAACCAAGCGATTCAATTGAAGGGAGCGACTTAATAATTGCTCGCTGCTTGGTCATATTAGCAACACCAATTGCTAGTAATACAGTTGTAAAGGTAATTAATCCTTCAGGAATAGCTGCCACTGCAAGGGAAATTCCAATTACTAGTGAATCTGAATAAGTAGCAACATTGTTTCATCCACCAAAAAATCCATTTAATAAAATTTGAATTAATGTAGTAGCTAAAAATAACACTACTCCTGAAATTCCGAAAATCTTACTGAGTTTATTTAGTTTAATTTGTAGCGGAGATAGGGCAAGTTCTTGATCATTAATTAACTTATTAATTTTTCCAAGTTCGGTTTTATTTCCGGTATGCTCAATTAACACAATTGCTCTTCCGTTAGTTACATATGTCCCTGAAAAAACGGCATTTAGTTGGTCTCCTAAAGGTTTATTTTTTAAATTATCCGCAAGAACCATTTTTGCTACCGGAAGCGATTCTCCTGTTAAAGCTGATTCAACAACATTTAAATTGTATGCTTCAATTAACCTTCCATCAGCAGGAACATAATCTCCAGCTTCTAAGACTACTAAATCACCTGGAACTATTTCGCTAGCAAGTAGCACACTCATTTTTCCGTTTCGTATGACTTTAGCATTAAGTTGATTATTTTTTTCTAAGGTTTTAACAGCTTGGTCGCTTTTATATTCTTGATAAGTCCCTAGCATGCTGTTTAAAATTACTACTATTAAAATAATAACTGGTTCAATATAACCGATAATAATTTCACTTCCATGCCTAGAACCACTTGCATGCTCATAAATAGCTACCGCAAATGATATTGTGGCAGCAATTAAAAGTAAAATAATCATAAAATCTTTAAATTGGGCTAAAAAAGAATTAATGAAATTAAATTTCTTATGATGTTTAATTTCATTTAAACCAAATTTGCTTCTTTGGGATAAAACTTGTTGATTAGTTAAACCATTTTTTAAATCCACTTTAACTTGAAGATCCATTTTTCTCCTTTTATTTTTTTAGTATTTTTATTATATCAAATCGCTTTTTTGTTGTGTTAAAGAGATTGTTTTTTTAAACTTAGAATTTGTTGGAATATCTTTATTGATTTGTGGATGAGTTCCACTTCTGATTTGCTTAATTTTAAAATTAATGACCATTAGTTCGGCTAAAGAAGAACTTTTGAATATAAAAAAATAAACAAAATACCAAATAAATTAGATTTTC
Coding sequences:
- a CDS encoding cation-translocating P-type ATPase, producing MDLQVKVDLKNGLTNQQVLSQRSKFGLNEIKHHKKFNFINSFLAQFKDFMIILLLIAATISFAVAIYEHASGSRHGSEIIIGYIEPVIILIVVILNSMLGTYQEYKSDQAVKTLEKNNQLNAKVIRNGKMSVLLASEIVPGDLVVLEAGDYVPADGRLIEAYNLNVVESALTGESLPVAKMVLADNLKNKPLGDQLNAVFSGTYVTNGRAIVLIEHTGNKTELGKINKLINDQELALSPLQIKLNKLSKIFGISGVVLFLATTLIQILLNGFFGGWNNVATYSDSLVIGISLAVAAIPEGLITFTTVLLAIGVANMTKQRAIIKSLPSIESLGSTQVICSDKTGTLTENKMKVVQFWDYEFPNSDPENSKALHSLIACCDAQVHLEKNGQFSEAGDPTEIAILRYGLDFHVSANSVFEKFPKLDSLPFDSNRKTMSVLIQGKNGKSLITKGAPDVIFNKCHNTPEQAKILNEQWSKQAYRVIAVAYKSINENQESISHDDEENLTFLGLIALVDPPRESVKASIKQAQEAGIKTIMITGDHLTTAVAIAKELNIYKEGDKALKGEELA
- a CDS encoding HAD-IC family P-type ATPase → MSDEELRNNVHLISVYARVNPLDKLRIVKAWQHHDKVVAMTGDGVNDAPALKAAEVGCAMGITGTEVSKQAADIILTDDNFNTIVNAVKSGRETYKKVKTVILNLLISSVTEIIIMLIGLFLFRFIFQKSIGNAEFVVLSASQLLWVNLLTHGLPAIALGMTPSGIDVMKEKPINKQDSVFASGMGKKLLIHSAVLSFFALLAYLIVGVIAQGLNVTGEEFVKVTSTACFVSLGIGSSLNSMNLMSSKSIFQSSPKVFYLVYIACSFSLICVLTSAYIPGFSEVFKNVPISIYNKSSAFWIIPIFFGFGLIAYSEIVKVLNLRVFKREFLI